The segment ATAAAACCCTGTGCGCCATCGCGGAACAATATGCCGCAAGCACTTTCTCTTTCGGCCAGCCGGCACGGAGCAGGCTTGCTGCCTCTGATTTCGCGAAAACAACGCAGGTTGAGCTGACAGGGGGCGGCTCTTCTGCAACCTTAAAGGACATATCGCCAACGTCCTCAATGGGAACGCCGAGGAGGTCTGCAAAGACTTCCATACCTCGGCCGGTGCCTGCTGCGCACTTGTCATTCATCAGGAAGGCAACGACTTTGCCTTTGTCGTCGACCTTGATAGCCTTACAGTCCTGGCCGCCCATATCGAGAACGGTCCTTACTGAAGGTCCGTACATCCAGTTTGCGCCCCTTGCGTGGCACGCGATCTCTGTTATTGCCCTGTTTCCAAAAGGAACGTTCACGCGGCCATAGCCTGTGCCGACGGTGAACCGGATATCTTTCAGGGTCAGGCCTGTGCCTTCTGTTGCCTTGTTGAAGACGTTGATCGCGCTGTCAGGGCTGTTGGAACCTGTTCTCATGTTGCCGTAGCAGTAAAGCTCACCGTCTACCATGATAACGCCCTGTGTGCTGACAGAACCGACGTCTATACCTGCCGTAATATAGTTACCCTTCTTCCAATCGATCCCGGGGTTTGTCCATCTTGATTCCGGCCATCTCCAGAATTCTTTCTTTTCTTCTGTCATGGTATTACCTCCATCCTTTACTCTGCTGCCGCGATTGCAACGCCGATGGCGCCGATAAACTGCGGATCCGGAGGAACGCTGATCCTGATGTTCAGCTCTTTCTCAACGGCCTTGATAAAACCCTTGTTGAGGGCAACACCACCGATTGCCGCTACATTATTCTCAACACCGACCCTTCTCATCATGGACACGATCCTGTCCGCCATCGCGTCGAGGATCGCCCGTACGATATCCGGCTTTGCGGCCAGTGAGTGGATTAGCGACACAAGTTCCGATTCCGCGAACACCACGCACTGCGCGTTCATGCCGATCTCTTTTGTTGACTGGTCATAGAGGTCTCCCATCTTTTCAACCTCCGTCTCAAGGGCCCTTGTCATTGACTCGACGAAGGTCCCGGCGCCTGCAGCACACTTTTCGTTGATTGCAAAGTCAACGATACTGCCGTCCCTGTTTACCCTGACCGCCCTGCCTTCCTCGGCGCCTATATCGATAACGGTATGGGTATCAGGCATAAAATACATGATCCCTTTCGCATCGGCGCTCACTTCTGTAACCTCGCCCTGAGCAAAGTCGCAGTCTTTTCTTCCTGCGCCGGTAGCAAGGACCTTCTGTATGTCTTTTCTTGCCAGACCTGCCGCCTTTAATGCCTCATCGTATGCCTGGTTTGCCGCTGCCTTCGTGTCCAGACCTGCGAGGACCATTGCCTTCCCGATAATCTTATTGTCTTTCATAATGACGACCTTCACGTTTTTTGCGCCGCTGTCTATACCTGCCGTTATCATCCTTTACCTCCTTGCGACCGCCTTTTCACACCCAATGTTTCCAAAAGGCATCGATTCTTGTCTTTACCATCTCTTCTTCAAAGATCTTTCCGCTGTATGTTATCATGCATTCATGCCAGCCTTCAGCATAATGTAATAAAATCAAAAAAGACTGTCAAGACAACATGTTCGCAATATGTCCGCTCAGGCCTTTTGTGCTTGAATATTCAGGAAAAATTGCTATAATTACGGGATGCGGATACTCTGTCTTGACGTGGGGGATAAGAAGATCGGGGTCTCCATGTCGGACCCTACTCACAGTATTGCGCAGGCGCTTAAAGTATACAGAAGAAATTCTCTCAAGAAAGACCTGAGGGAGTTCAGGGATATCATATCGGAATATGATATTGAAAGGATCGTCATAGGACTTCCGAAAGACCTAAGCGGGGAGATTGGTAAAAAGGCGCAAGAGGTTATGGAGTTCGCAGAGGCCTTAGAGAAGCACGTTGGCTTACCTGTCGTACTCTGGGACGAACGGTTCAGCACCAATGAGGCCCACAGGGTCTTCGAGATGGCAAGTATAAGCCACAAAAAGCGGAAACCATACTTAGACATGATCGCATCACAACTAATATTACAAGGATACCTGGATGCTAACAAGCCGCGATAGAAAGATCATTATAACAGTTCTTGGTATCTTCATAGCCACACAGACCATCATCTTCGCAAGTATCCCAAGGGATACAGACGGTACGTTAGTTAATATCGTTGTGAAAAATGGAACAAGTCTGTATAGTATTGCAAATAAGCTCAAAAAGGAAGACTTGATCTTCTCGTCGAATCTTTTTGTGCTCTGTTCGTTGCTCTACAGGGGAAGACTGCTGGCTGGCGAGTATGCGTTAAAGAAGGACATGTCAACATTAAAGATCGTCAGAAAGATGGGGCGTGGTGAACGGAATATCTACACCCTTAAAATAGTGGAAGGTTACAATATGTTCAATGTCGCTGATACAGTCGACAGGTCACAGATCATGAAAAGCGCTGAGTTTCTGGCCCTGACCAAAAACCTGGGATATCTGAGAAAGATAGGTATCATGTCCGATTCCATCGAGGGCTATCTTGCACCGGATACCTATCACTATAGTAAGGAGATAGAGGTTGAAGATTTTATAGAAAAGATTGTTCAGAGAACCTTTAAATTTTTCACAAAAGAGGATATAAAAAAGAGGATGGAAGAACTCGGTTTTGACGTGCACAAGACGCTTACCCTTGCGTCCATGATCGAGAAAGAGGCAAAACTGAAGGCTGAGAAACCCTTCATCTCCGCTGTTTTTCATAACAGGTTGAATAAAGGGATGCCCCTTGACTGCGATCCAACGGTCATCTATGGGACAGGCATGTTTGACAGCCCTATAAGTCGTTCCAATCTCGATACATACACCCCTTACAATACTTATACATTCAAAGGATTGCCGAAGGGGCCTATCTGCAATCCTGACAGAAACTCCATCATGGCTGCCCTCTATCCTGCCCAGGTTGATTACCTTTACTTTGTTTCAAAAAATGACGGTACCCATGTCTTTTCCAAAGACATGAAAGAACATAACCGGTTCGTAGCAATGTATCAAAGAGGAAAAAACACAAAAAAATGAGTTAAGGAGGAGTGTATGGCAAAAGATGTAGCAGTTATCGGTGTGGGCCAGAGTTCGTTCGTAAGAGGCTATGAAGGCTCCA is part of the Syntrophorhabdaceae bacterium genome and harbors:
- the mltG gene encoding endolytic transglycosylase MltG; translated protein: MLTSRDRKIIITVLGIFIATQTIIFASIPRDTDGTLVNIVVKNGTSLYSIANKLKKEDLIFSSNLFVLCSLLYRGRLLAGEYALKKDMSTLKIVRKMGRGERNIYTLKIVEGYNMFNVADTVDRSQIMKSAEFLALTKNLGYLRKIGIMSDSIEGYLAPDTYHYSKEIEVEDFIEKIVQRTFKFFTKEDIKKRMEELGFDVHKTLTLASMIEKEAKLKAEKPFISAVFHNRLNKGMPLDCDPTVIYGTGMFDSPISRSNLDTYTPYNTYTFKGLPKGPICNPDRNSIMAALYPAQVDYLYFVSKNDGTHVFSKDMKEHNRFVAMYQRGKNTKK
- the ruvX gene encoding Holliday junction resolvase RuvX, which translates into the protein MRILCLDVGDKKIGVSMSDPTHSIAQALKVYRRNSLKKDLREFRDIISEYDIERIVIGLPKDLSGEIGKKAQEVMEFAEALEKHVGLPVVLWDERFSTNEAHRVFEMASISHKKRKPYLDMIASQLILQGYLDANKPR
- a CDS encoding acyl-CoA dehydratase activase, which gives rise to MITAGIDSGAKNVKVVIMKDNKIIGKAMVLAGLDTKAAANQAYDEALKAAGLARKDIQKVLATGAGRKDCDFAQGEVTEVSADAKGIMYFMPDTHTVIDIGAEEGRAVRVNRDGSIVDFAINEKCAAGAGTFVESMTRALETEVEKMGDLYDQSTKEIGMNAQCVVFAESELVSLIHSLAAKPDIVRAILDAMADRIVSMMRRVGVENNVAAIGGVALNKGFIKAVEKELNIRISVPPDPQFIGAIGVAIAAAE
- the bzdQ gene encoding benzoyl-CoA reductase, bzd-type, subunit Q, giving the protein MTEEKKEFWRWPESRWTNPGIDWKKGNYITAGIDVGSVSTQGVIMVDGELYCYGNMRTGSNSPDSAINVFNKATEGTGLTLKDIRFTVGTGYGRVNVPFGNRAITEIACHARGANWMYGPSVRTVLDMGGQDCKAIKVDDKGKVVAFLMNDKCAAGTGRGMEVFADLLGVPIEDVGDMSFKVAEEPPPVSSTCVVFAKSEAASLLRAGWPKEKVLAAYCSAMAHRVLSLLEKVNVEKEFAITGGIAKNLGVVKRLTKELGIEACETKWHNKEYADKGFPFDTQIAGAIGAALFGKALAEKGSK